The proteins below are encoded in one region of Sphingobacterium sp. R2:
- a CDS encoding thermonuclease family protein encodes MKKWVNIMIKLGVIALFFLIVFLMSCSHAERTFRSVGFLEKTNLPYIEEVRVYKVVDGDTFWVRNRQGNKVKIRLIGIDAPEDRNAFHKKKHPFGIVSKRYLDSLILDKNIRLEYDVDSLDRYGRTLAYAYLHDVFVNENMIKNGYALLMTVPPNVRYASQLVEGQNHARLNRLGLWNSDAVHNLY; translated from the coding sequence ATGAAAAAATGGGTAAATATAATGATCAAACTGGGCGTAATTGCCCTGTTCTTTCTAATTGTGTTTTTGATGAGCTGTTCACATGCCGAACGCACGTTTAGATCGGTAGGTTTTTTGGAGAAGACCAATCTTCCGTATATTGAGGAGGTCAGGGTTTACAAAGTTGTAGACGGCGACACATTTTGGGTTAGGAACCGTCAGGGGAATAAAGTGAAAATTAGACTGATCGGTATAGATGCACCTGAGGATAGAAACGCCTTCCATAAAAAGAAACATCCATTTGGAATCGTCTCCAAAAGGTATCTAGACAGTTTGATTCTCGATAAGAATATTCGGTTGGAATATGATGTGGATTCACTTGATCGTTACGGGAGGACTTTGGCTTATGCTTATCTTCATGATGTTTTTGTCAACGAGAATATGATCAAGAATGGCTATGCTTTATTGATGACAGTACCACCCAATGTAAGGTATGCTTCACAGCTTGTAGAAGGACAAAACCATGCAAGATTAAATCGATTAGGACTTTGGAATTCAGACGCTGTACATAACTTGTATTAA
- a CDS encoding SatD family protein translates to MKQFILMSDIIGSSNHNQELLIERFKQCTSYINKKYIDHLISPLTITLGDEFQGIIANLKSSIDVIIDLEEFIINNNFSLKLRYVLIYGEIETNINNHIAFEMLGKGLTKARKLLNNNKSKEERFYIDIDNANCNTIINNSFEIYQNIVDKWKLEKDYQLISSFLKNYDYKIVAEHLNKNRSLIWKREKTLNISSYFAVKEILNVAKNLNYEYCL, encoded by the coding sequence ATGAAACAGTTTATTTTAATGAGTGATATTATTGGAAGTAGCAATCATAATCAGGAACTTCTAATTGAGCGATTCAAACAATGTACTTCTTACATTAATAAAAAATATATTGATCATTTGATTTCGCCTTTAACAATAACATTGGGAGATGAGTTTCAAGGCATTATAGCAAATTTAAAAAGTTCTATCGATGTTATTATTGATCTCGAAGAATTTATTATAAATAATAATTTTTCACTAAAACTACGCTATGTATTGATATATGGTGAGATAGAAACAAATATAAATAATCACATAGCGTTCGAAATGCTTGGTAAAGGTTTAACAAAAGCCAGGAAACTATTAAACAATAATAAATCAAAAGAAGAAAGGTTTTACATAGACATAGATAATGCAAATTGTAATACAATAATCAACAATTCATTTGAAATTTATCAAAACATCGTTGATAAATGGAAATTAGAGAAAGATTATCAGCTAATATCAAGCTTTTTGAAAAATTATGATTATAAGATAGTGGCTGAACATCTTAATAAAAATAGATCATTAATATGGAAAAGAGAGAAAACATTAAATATATCATCATACTTCGCCGTTAAAGAAATATTAAATGTAGCTAAAAACTTAAATTATGAATACTGTTTGTAA
- a CDS encoding nuclear transport factor 2 family protein, with translation MAAEGPRAKATKANVNLSTADLALDHYVAVKTEGESTGVEQLFAEDFNQKIQATNAQTHGREALIKLLKKQKGEKLNCTVSTDIIEKSSDYMVAKVTLKFENFTKTDLVTLERAGNDWKVSKSINSYK, from the coding sequence ATGGCAGCTGAAGGACCAAGAGCAAAAGCAACAAAAGCAAACGTTAACCTTTCAACAGCAGACTTGGCTTTGGATCACTATGTCGCAGTAAAGACGGAGGGCGAATCAACAGGCGTAGAGCAATTATTCGCTGAAGATTTTAATCAAAAGATCCAAGCTACAAATGCACAAACCCACGGCCGTGAAGCTTTAATTAAACTATTGAAAAAGCAAAAAGGCGAAAAACTGAACTGTACAGTAAGCACTGATATCATCGAGAAATCGTCAGACTATATGGTGGCTAAAGTAACCTTGAAATTTGAAAACTTCACCAAAACAGATTTAGTTACTTTGGAACGAGCAGGCAATGATTGGAAAGTATCTAAATCAATTAATTCGTATAAGTAG
- a CDS encoding thiol-activated cytolysin family protein yields the protein MIKYITLLLFLGTGFPKIALGQDQKSTVITVKSPEELYVGAVLEQHTINSPIPPVLNVILDNIIVNFGGLNVKSKVIKTEKTSFYKAIEEALQGKRSDNRRFSFDIKELNGYNDVSFYFGQQIDLASWFSITETAKKPRTLLAINMEKIAFTVDMDLPAEGTFNTNKELLNKYDINDLIYINTLSFGRKAVVIVESDLASTLVKEALSAQLKGNKLADKQRAVLANCNYHVAFLGGRHTDLDFSAGPLLQQLINYIDTTLDVNNYGDPISYKAAYLKNHQIFYNSY from the coding sequence ATGATTAAATACATCACACTACTTCTCTTTTTAGGAACCGGATTTCCAAAGATTGCCTTGGGTCAAGACCAGAAGTCAACCGTCATAACGGTTAAATCACCTGAAGAATTATATGTCGGAGCAGTATTAGAACAGCATACAATCAATTCTCCGATTCCCCCGGTTCTGAATGTCATATTAGATAATATTATCGTCAATTTTGGTGGCTTAAATGTTAAGAGTAAAGTCATAAAAACCGAAAAGACATCATTTTACAAAGCAATTGAAGAGGCTCTACAAGGGAAACGCTCGGATAACAGGCGCTTTTCATTTGATATAAAAGAATTGAATGGCTACAATGATGTTTCTTTTTATTTTGGACAGCAGATTGATCTGGCAAGTTGGTTCTCCATCACCGAAACGGCAAAGAAACCACGGACATTACTGGCTATAAATATGGAAAAGATTGCTTTTACAGTGGATATGGACTTACCTGCCGAAGGGACTTTTAACACAAATAAAGAGCTTCTCAATAAATACGATATAAATGACCTCATTTATATCAATACACTTTCTTTCGGAAGAAAAGCCGTTGTTATCGTCGAATCGGACTTAGCTAGTACGTTGGTCAAAGAAGCGTTATCCGCTCAGCTTAAAGGGAACAAGCTTGCTGATAAACAAAGAGCTGTTCTCGCAAACTGCAATTATCATGTTGCTTTCCTTGGAGGGCGGCACACTGATTTAGATTTCAGTGCCGGACCACTATTGCAGCAACTAATAAATTATATTGATACAACGTTGGATGTAAACAATTACGGAGATCCTATCTCTTATAAGGCCGCTTATTTAAAGAATCACCAAATTTTTTATAATTCATATTAA
- a CDS encoding thiol-activated cytolysin family protein, with product MKVFRTFCGALIFFIIASCNKDNLSIHTENSKVPNASVRKPYQIKIDSSYAYQGDSLYKVMAREYSSRSESNVKNNQSNTLFVKKATIAGMTPEDEAFFSKRHTVKSTEAMLYQGKNFIFPGAILEGNSISKQVYNPIFLANRTPITVSMSLTHTTPKPTSRIITNPTYSKLDDYVKEMAVGGSFNQNEKFMFQYRRFTFYDEIKEAFGTDVNTQRLFSSKSENSTTESHKILQSTGLYVKFFQGSFTVNMDIAPLADQPIQGTSGEPPVYVNSVTYGRMGILVIETDKEYQFAETCIRKEFDRIFYNKTETLTTEERKFFDETSFKVLIMGADSDYTVQTFKGYSYFLNLIYNSKFTETSFGVPIACSFSDANTHQLVETEFVNTSFVEPLYVKVNRENSVYEPDASSNNYRSSANIVLNFFKDREKTKPAYPYTDIYFEVQKNENKCIYTPNQNNWPEILMDCESSSDLLKIRNINLSNRLVVGTEFSSYESNGPEPMPDEPRRYWEATDYQLNYNLRSSPFFITIY from the coding sequence ATGAAAGTTTTCAGAACCTTTTGTGGTGCACTTATATTTTTCATAATTGCATCATGCAACAAGGATAATCTATCCATTCATACCGAGAATAGTAAGGTGCCGAATGCGAGTGTACGCAAGCCATATCAAATCAAAATAGACTCGTCATATGCTTATCAAGGCGATTCTTTATATAAAGTTATGGCACGGGAATACAGTAGCCGTTCTGAATCAAATGTTAAAAATAACCAAAGTAACACTCTTTTTGTAAAGAAAGCGACTATAGCAGGGATGACACCTGAGGACGAAGCTTTTTTCTCAAAAAGACATACGGTAAAAAGTACTGAAGCGATGTTGTATCAGGGAAAAAATTTTATTTTTCCAGGGGCGATTTTGGAAGGGAATAGTATATCCAAACAGGTCTATAATCCTATTTTCCTAGCGAATAGAACACCGATAACAGTTTCAATGAGCTTGACTCACACTACCCCTAAGCCGACAAGCCGCATCATTACAAATCCGACATACTCTAAGCTGGATGATTACGTCAAAGAAATGGCTGTTGGTGGAAGTTTTAATCAGAACGAAAAATTTATGTTTCAATATAGGCGTTTTACTTTTTATGATGAGATCAAAGAGGCATTTGGTACCGACGTCAATACACAAAGATTGTTCTCCTCGAAGAGTGAGAACAGCACTACGGAATCTCACAAAATATTGCAGTCTACCGGACTTTATGTGAAATTCTTTCAGGGTAGTTTCACCGTAAATATGGATATAGCACCACTAGCAGATCAGCCAATCCAAGGTACTTCTGGTGAACCACCTGTTTATGTCAACTCAGTTACTTATGGCAGAATGGGAATACTAGTTATCGAAACAGATAAGGAGTATCAGTTTGCCGAAACGTGTATAAGAAAAGAATTTGACAGAATCTTCTATAACAAAACAGAAACTTTAACAACAGAGGAAAGGAAATTTTTTGACGAGACATCGTTTAAAGTCCTTATTATGGGAGCGGATAGCGATTATACGGTACAGACTTTTAAAGGGTATTCTTATTTTCTGAATTTGATCTATAACTCAAAGTTTACCGAAACAAGTTTTGGTGTTCCTATTGCGTGTTCATTTTCAGATGCAAATACACATCAATTGGTTGAAACAGAATTTGTAAATACGTCATTTGTAGAGCCCTTGTATGTAAAAGTAAACAGAGAGAATAGTGTCTATGAACCGGATGCATCGAGCAACAATTATCGTTCTAGCGCCAATATTGTTTTAAATTTCTTTAAGGATAGAGAAAAGACTAAACCTGCTTATCCCTACACTGACATCTATTTTGAGGTGCAAAAAAATGAGAATAAATGTATCTATACGCCCAATCAAAACAATTGGCCTGAAATTTTGATGGATTGCGAGAGTAGTTCCGATCTCTTAAAAATAAGAAATATTAATCTTTCAAACAGACTGGTTGTGGGAACCGAATTCTCCTCTTATGAAAGTAATGGCCCCGAACCCATGCCGGATGAACCCAGACGATATTGGGAAGCAACAGATTATCAATTAAATTATAACTTAAGGTCAAGTCCATTTTTTATTACTATCTATTAA
- a CDS encoding thiol-activated cytolysin family protein — MKQIFKLIYAVPILLYSCNKEGANHLDTAHVTQERVAKKDKGQWDKVYTIKDGKEIDITASANSKLRASASTANVEQFYEIATLAPNYIFLGSVLSAQSINSGLYEPVGYTSLLKPKVTASFSLPVRSKEISPTRSGLNNAVIDAIGDKDFSGRQSQVFTYKMKQIDYYKEAKLAFGANINIASVFSMSASVASGKILQTSALVCDFSQTYFNVSMDIPDDGNIFKDEPTRQGFLAKNPVYVNSVNYGRKGIILVESSVNYSELSVAVRAAFTAGIVNGSVSLDANTKKILSEAQITICIIGGSGQDAVRTVKGFDEFQNFIINGGVYTTDVYGVPISFGGAYASTNGMFQTEFEL; from the coding sequence ATGAAACAGATTTTTAAATTAATTTATGCTGTACCAATTCTCCTTTATTCATGTAATAAGGAAGGAGCAAATCATCTTGATACAGCTCATGTAACCCAAGAAAGGGTTGCCAAAAAAGACAAAGGTCAATGGGATAAAGTTTATACCATTAAAGATGGGAAAGAAATTGATATAACTGCTTCAGCAAATTCTAAACTTCGTGCTTCTGCAAGTACTGCTAATGTCGAACAATTTTATGAGATAGCAACATTAGCCCCCAATTACATATTTTTAGGCTCAGTACTTAGTGCACAATCAATCAATAGCGGTTTGTATGAACCTGTAGGTTATACCAGTTTATTAAAGCCGAAGGTTACGGCTTCATTTTCACTGCCAGTACGGTCGAAGGAGATTTCTCCAACTCGTTCAGGTCTAAATAATGCGGTTATTGATGCTATCGGAGATAAAGATTTCAGCGGAAGACAATCACAGGTCTTTACATACAAAATGAAACAGATAGATTACTATAAAGAAGCTAAGCTTGCTTTTGGAGCTAATATAAATATCGCCTCTGTTTTTTCAATGAGTGCATCAGTCGCCAGCGGCAAAATTCTGCAAACCTCTGCGTTAGTCTGTGATTTTAGCCAGACTTATTTTAATGTATCAATGGATATACCAGATGACGGAAATATTTTTAAAGATGAGCCAACCAGACAGGGATTTTTAGCAAAGAATCCGGTGTATGTTAATTCAGTTAACTATGGGCGCAAAGGAATAATTCTAGTAGAATCATCAGTAAATTACAGTGAGTTATCTGTAGCTGTGCGCGCGGCGTTTACAGCAGGTATAGTAAATGGTTCTGTATCCTTAGATGCAAATACAAAAAAGATTCTATCCGAAGCTCAGATCACGATCTGTATCATAGGAGGAAGTGGCCAAGATGCTGTCCGTACGGTTAAAGGGTTTGATGAATTTCAGAACTTCATTATAAATGGTGGAGTCTATACTACGGATGTGTATGGCGTTCCTATTTCTTTTGGCGGTGCATATGCGTCGACAAACGGAATGTTCCAGACAGAATTCGAACTGTAA